A genomic stretch from Canis lupus familiaris isolate Mischka breed German Shepherd chromosome 17, alternate assembly UU_Cfam_GSD_1.0, whole genome shotgun sequence includes:
- the ENSA gene encoding alpha-endosulfine isoform X2: protein MNGGWWYLENDVCYWLMEDTQEKEGILPERAEEAKLKAKYPSLGQKPGGSDFLMKRLQKGQKYFDSGDYNMAKAKMKNKQLPSAGPDKNLVTGDHIPTPQDLPQRKSSLVTSKLAGGQVE, encoded by the exons ATGAACGGGGGCTGGTGGTACCTGGAAAACGATGTGTGTTATTGGTTAATGGAG GACACACAGGAGAAAGAAGGTATTCTCCCTGAGAGAGCCGAGGAGGCAAAGCTAAAGGCCAAATATCCAAGCCTAGGACAAAAGCCTGGAGGCTCCGACTTCCTCATGAAGAGACTCCAGAAAGGG CAAAAGTACTTTGACTCAGGAGACTACAACATGGCCAAAGCCAAGATGAAGAATAAGCAGCTGCCAAGTGCAGGACCAGACAAGAACCTGGTGACTGGTGACCACATCCCCACCCCACAGGATCTGCCCCAGAGAAAGTCCTCGCTCGTCACCAGCAAGCTTGCGGG TGGCCAAGTTGAATGA
- the ENSA gene encoding alpha-endosulfine isoform X1 translates to MSQKQEEENPAEETGEEKQDTQEKEGILPERAEEAKLKAKYPSLGQKPGGSDFLMKRLQKGQKYFDSGDYNMAKAKMKNKQLPSAGPDKNLVTGDHIPTPQDLPQRKSSLVTSKLAGGQVE, encoded by the exons ATGTCCCAGAAACAAGAAGAGGAGAACCCTGCGGAGGAGACCGGCGAGGAGAAGCAG GACACACAGGAGAAAGAAGGTATTCTCCCTGAGAGAGCCGAGGAGGCAAAGCTAAAGGCCAAATATCCAAGCCTAGGACAAAAGCCTGGAGGCTCCGACTTCCTCATGAAGAGACTCCAGAAAGGG CAAAAGTACTTTGACTCAGGAGACTACAACATGGCCAAAGCCAAGATGAAGAATAAGCAGCTGCCAAGTGCAGGACCAGACAAGAACCTGGTGACTGGTGACCACATCCCCACCCCACAGGATCTGCCCCAGAGAAAGTCCTCGCTCGTCACCAGCAAGCTTGCGGG TGGCCAAGTTGAATGA
- the ENSA gene encoding alpha-endosulfine isoform X3 translates to MKTPQDTQEKEGILPERAEEAKLKAKYPSLGQKPGGSDFLMKRLQKGQKYFDSGDYNMAKAKMKNKQLPSAGPDKNLVTGDHIPTPQDLPQRKSSLVTSKLAGGQVE, encoded by the exons ATGAAAACACCCCAA GACACACAGGAGAAAGAAGGTATTCTCCCTGAGAGAGCCGAGGAGGCAAAGCTAAAGGCCAAATATCCAAGCCTAGGACAAAAGCCTGGAGGCTCCGACTTCCTCATGAAGAGACTCCAGAAAGGG CAAAAGTACTTTGACTCAGGAGACTACAACATGGCCAAAGCCAAGATGAAGAATAAGCAGCTGCCAAGTGCAGGACCAGACAAGAACCTGGTGACTGGTGACCACATCCCCACCCCACAGGATCTGCCCCAGAGAAAGTCCTCGCTCGTCACCAGCAAGCTTGCGGG TGGCCAAGTTGAATGA